In one window of Synechococcus sp. M16CYN DNA:
- the ilvC gene encoding ketol-acid reductoisomerase yields MAQLFYDSDADLGLLNGKTIAIIGYGSQGHAHALNLKDSDVKVIVGLYNGSRSINKAKADGLEVLSVADASAKADWIMVLLPDEFQKEVYDKEIAPHLSTGKVLGFAHGFNIRFGLIKPPADVDVVMIAPKGPGHTVRWEYQNGQGVPALFAIEQNPSGNARSLAMAYAKGIGGTRAGILETNFREETETDLFGEQAVLCGGLSELIKAGFETLVEAGYQPELAYFECMHEVKLIVDLMVKGGLTAMRDSISNTAEYGDYVSGPRLITADTKAKMKMVLADIQDGTFAKNFVAECEAGKPKMKKMRNRDAQHPIENVGKSLRSMFSWLKHA; encoded by the coding sequence ATGGCCCAGCTTTTTTATGACTCCGATGCCGATCTCGGTCTGCTGAACGGCAAAACCATAGCGATCATTGGTTACGGCTCCCAAGGTCACGCCCACGCTCTTAATCTCAAAGACAGTGACGTAAAAGTCATCGTAGGCCTGTACAACGGCAGTCGATCTATCAATAAGGCAAAAGCTGATGGTCTTGAAGTCTTGAGTGTGGCTGATGCTTCCGCTAAGGCAGACTGGATAATGGTGCTTCTGCCTGACGAATTCCAAAAAGAAGTTTACGACAAAGAAATTGCACCACATCTAAGTACAGGCAAGGTGCTGGGCTTTGCTCATGGCTTTAACATTCGCTTCGGGCTTATCAAGCCCCCTGCAGATGTGGATGTGGTGATGATTGCCCCTAAAGGTCCGGGTCATACCGTGCGTTGGGAGTACCAAAACGGCCAGGGCGTTCCTGCGTTGTTTGCTATCGAACAAAACCCCTCTGGCAATGCTAGATCGCTTGCTATGGCTTATGCGAAGGGAATTGGCGGCACCCGTGCCGGTATACTTGAGACCAACTTCAGGGAAGAAACCGAAACAGACCTCTTTGGTGAGCAGGCGGTGCTCTGTGGTGGTCTCTCCGAGCTCATCAAGGCTGGTTTTGAAACCCTTGTAGAAGCAGGATACCAGCCTGAGCTAGCCTACTTCGAATGCATGCACGAAGTGAAGTTAATTGTGGATTTAATGGTGAAGGGTGGCCTAACGGCCATGCGGGACTCCATCTCTAACACCGCTGAATACGGTGACTATGTGAGCGGACCCCGCCTGATCACAGCTGATACCAAAGCTAAGATGAAAATGGTTCTAGCTGACATACAGGACGGGACCTTTGCGAAGAACTTTGTAGCCGAGTGCGAAGCCGGCAAGCCCAAAATGAAGAAGATGCGGAATCGCGATGCTCAGCATCCGATCGAAAATGTAGGTAAAAGTCTCCGTTCCATGTTCAGCTGGTTGAAACATGCCTAA
- the cbiB gene encoding adenosylcobinamide-phosphate synthase CbiB — MPNTATIHPEIGVVFAAGLDWIMGDPPWLLHPVVVMGWVIRWMREFLETVAGTNRLALSLGGGLITLCIVLGSCAIGWAVERLCFADSPNHEWGWILLVVGLASALAARSLRSSVLAVVKALTIHSHDGDFRSARKQLSRIVSRDVNQLDESEILRAAAESASENAVDGIFAPLFWMIVGIALWRVNISLPGPLALVWAFKASSTLDSMLGYKIGKLQWIGTVGACLDDLLTWVPCRLVMLSLPLVSRSWNRWLILVKAAERDGAPDPSPNAGRSEAIFAHCAEVQLGGCNRYKSSWVNKPILGMNYPPADQAAILTVLNLSHRLEGLWLFSILLVHLNPASIELASISTSINW; from the coding sequence ATGCCTAATACAGCGACTATCCATCCCGAGATCGGGGTGGTATTTGCTGCCGGGCTGGATTGGATTATGGGGGATCCACCGTGGTTGTTGCACCCTGTCGTTGTGATGGGGTGGGTAATTCGGTGGATGCGTGAGTTTTTAGAAACAGTTGCTGGGACGAACCGATTGGCCCTGAGTTTGGGCGGTGGACTAATAACCCTTTGCATAGTTCTCGGGAGCTGCGCGATAGGCTGGGCTGTCGAGCGTCTATGTTTTGCAGATTCACCAAATCACGAGTGGGGGTGGATACTTTTAGTGGTCGGGTTGGCCAGTGCCCTTGCAGCTCGTAGCCTTCGTTCTAGCGTTTTAGCTGTAGTGAAAGCGCTGACTATTCACTCCCACGATGGCGATTTTAGGTCAGCTCGCAAACAATTGAGCCGGATTGTAAGTCGCGATGTTAACCAGCTTGATGAATCAGAGATCCTACGAGCAGCAGCAGAAAGCGCTTCAGAAAATGCTGTCGATGGTATCTTCGCTCCGCTGTTTTGGATGATCGTCGGAATAGCGCTCTGGAGAGTCAACATAAGTCTCCCAGGTCCTCTTGCGCTGGTATGGGCTTTTAAAGCAAGCAGCACCCTGGATTCAATGCTCGGATACAAAATTGGAAAACTGCAATGGATTGGCACAGTTGGAGCCTGTTTAGATGACCTTCTTACTTGGGTCCCATGTCGGCTTGTTATGTTGTCGTTGCCATTGGTATCACGATCGTGGAACCGTTGGCTGATTTTGGTGAAGGCGGCTGAACGAGACGGTGCCCCTGATCCATCCCCGAATGCAGGACGTTCGGAAGCTATTTTTGCTCACTGCGCTGAAGTACAACTTGGAGGATGTAACCGTTACAAATCTAGTTGGGTTAACAAGCCAATTCTAGGCATGAACTACCCGCCAGCTGACCAAGCTGCGATTTTGACAGTGCTTAACCTTAGCCATAGGCTGGAGGGGCTATGGCTGTTTAGCATATTACTTGTGCATTTAAACCCAGCCTCTATCGAGTTAGCTTCAATAAGCACCTCGATCAATTGGTAA
- a CDS encoding sugar transferase has protein sequence MPKVISLNVSRRTYRPYLAAIFASPSTLTTKTLIRQQNRTERGLKRSGDVIFSLAVLTLGSPVLLLLACLIKLGSPGPIFYVQRRVGRDYKYFGCIKFRTMRPDADATLAAFLIEDPELKAEYERDFKLRCDPRVTRIGKFLRSSSLDELPQFINILLGDMSVVGPRPIVDKELVRYGPYMDEVVAVRPGLTGLWQVSGRNNLSYKKRVKLDLAYVRGRSFALDCAIIARTFSLLLLPIDRGAY, from the coding sequence TTGCCTAAGGTGATCAGCCTAAATGTCAGCAGACGAACCTATCGCCCATATCTGGCTGCGATTTTTGCTTCTCCGTCCACGTTGACAACAAAGACACTGATTCGTCAGCAGAACCGGACAGAACGCGGACTCAAGCGTAGTGGAGATGTGATCTTCTCGCTCGCCGTTCTCACTTTGGGATCTCCCGTGCTACTGCTGTTGGCTTGTCTGATCAAGCTTGGTTCCCCAGGTCCAATCTTTTACGTTCAGCGCCGCGTCGGACGGGATTACAAATACTTCGGCTGTATCAAATTCCGTACCATGCGCCCTGATGCTGACGCTACATTGGCCGCCTTTTTAATAGAAGACCCAGAGCTTAAAGCCGAATATGAACGAGACTTCAAATTACGGTGCGATCCCCGCGTCACTCGGATTGGCAAATTTTTAAGGAGTTCCAGTCTTGATGAACTACCTCAGTTCATAAACATATTACTCGGTGATATGAGTGTAGTTGGCCCGCGACCAATCGTTGATAAAGAGCTAGTCCGTTATGGTCCTTACATGGATGAAGTAGTGGCTGTACGCCCAGGATTAACAGGGCTTTGGCAAGTGAGTGGGCGCAATAACCTCAGCTACAAGAAACGAGTGAAGCTTGATTTGGCTTATGTCCGTGGCCGTTCTTTTGCGCTCGATTGCGCTATCATTGCTCGCACGTTTAGCTTACTGCTATTACCAATTGATCGAGGTGCTTATTGA
- a CDS encoding glycosyltransferase, with protein sequence MSLTSDSLPQRIALVHDWFTPRSIGGAELVVEALDRLLRDLGRQPLLASLVNDESYRKGSWFSEHAIRTSPIQHFPWGVSHVQQYLPLLPMAIEQIDLTDTELVISSSHLVAKGVLTSPDQLHVSYVHTPVRYAWDQMHTYLNRSALARHGLGPLIRWQLHVLRQWDQLSAQRVDHIIANSRFTARRIRKFWGRDAEVIHPPVNVHRFRWDSARDSNYLCVCRLVPYKRVDLVMEAFNHLKLPLLVVGDGPERSRLETLAGSSITLLGRQSHKQVERLMSRCRAFIHGGLEDFGIAPVEAMAAGAPVIGLGRGGLLDTVCCAVNGCSEPTGVLFPDQTAESLVQAVQWFEHNRLWHRLNPAKIRARAECFCPKTFVSRFKASLLRAWAQHQTYYAVAASDRTRPPGLLS encoded by the coding sequence ATGTCGCTAACATCCGATTCCTTGCCCCAGCGCATTGCTCTTGTTCATGATTGGTTCACTCCAAGATCGATTGGAGGCGCTGAACTTGTTGTGGAGGCTTTGGACCGCTTATTGAGGGATCTTGGTCGACAACCATTACTAGCATCCCTCGTCAATGATGAAAGTTACCGTAAAGGGAGTTGGTTTTCTGAGCATGCCATTCGCACAAGCCCGATCCAGCATTTCCCCTGGGGTGTAAGTCATGTCCAGCAATACCTGCCGCTACTCCCCATGGCTATTGAACAGATTGACCTTACTGATACTGAGCTTGTAATCAGCAGTAGCCATCTTGTGGCGAAGGGGGTACTTACGTCGCCTGACCAACTCCATGTTAGTTATGTGCATACGCCGGTTCGCTATGCATGGGACCAAATGCATACCTACTTAAACCGTTCAGCTTTGGCACGCCATGGCTTGGGACCTCTGATTCGTTGGCAATTGCATGTATTGAGACAATGGGATCAACTTAGTGCTCAACGAGTTGACCACATAATCGCTAATTCACGATTTACCGCTCGGCGAATTCGTAAGTTTTGGGGACGCGACGCTGAAGTAATCCATCCTCCCGTTAACGTTCACCGCTTTCGTTGGGATTCCGCCCGAGACTCAAACTACTTGTGCGTCTGCCGTTTAGTTCCTTACAAGCGTGTCGATTTGGTCATGGAGGCTTTCAATCACCTCAAGCTTCCCTTGCTTGTAGTTGGAGATGGTCCAGAACGTTCTCGATTAGAAACCCTCGCCGGCTCAAGCATCACTCTCTTGGGTCGTCAGTCTCACAAGCAGGTGGAAAGGTTAATGTCGCGCTGCCGTGCATTTATACATGGGGGACTTGAAGATTTTGGAATCGCCCCGGTAGAAGCCATGGCTGCTGGTGCTCCAGTAATTGGTCTGGGTCGAGGTGGTCTATTGGACACAGTATGTTGCGCTGTTAACGGTTGTTCAGAGCCAACTGGCGTGCTTTTCCCCGATCAAACGGCAGAGTCACTTGTACAAGCTGTGCAGTGGTTTGAGCACAACCGACTGTGGCATCGGCTGAATCCTGCAAAAATCAGAGCCCGGGCTGAATGCTTTTGTCCCAAAACATTCGTCTCACGGTTTAAAGCTTCTTTGCTTCGAGCCTGGGCACAGCACCAGACATACTACGCCGTTGCTGCGAGTGACCGAACCAGACCGCCAGGGTTATTGTCCTAA
- a CDS encoding AAA domain-containing protein, translating into MTTLERLLQSVFAGKNFESRHKQIEDNDIFVSLARLPFSLSKSQKTAIYRALQNDISYIQGPPGTGKSFTISALAITASEIGMKVLVASQKKPAVDIVYKNVTDILGDSACLYISDDKRTKQKTRGVINDLLSRATDCQTSIEENELERLSKTVDTLIVEKQNYASKIFNLESELRQYYNNNQRALDCRKILEEDFALSETIIKKINPIQNNKSRLKARRMLKECINIRELSRCSGGEISLKEAVRLKILSTAVLRALNFEIEQYNQYKEEVLILTLTYLSYFADAQQLQRSVVNQPLEVIRKTFERRNNELYPSNPKESILAELLSSSHSIRVNNLLQNSKYRDALDAFYKRLYWKSINRVKSANAKIEFDMLFQVFPIVMGEIKSLHPYLPFEAEPFDLLILDEASQVNLAEIFPILFRAKRFCIVGDHKQLGIKSGGVIFLSKVFEKLTWNKYFSGLPGYPLDFKTAGDRDLLVSESSILDLIRNDLNPVTAAPVLLNEHFRSLPMLAEFTSDQFYSDEGSGKGLRIMTALPENKAINAFMDLQVSTKREENSQINKGEVDCAFEIIESFARNTPTPLTQSVFLIAPLAHNEFINVGVVSFIRDQVNFMKEEALRRLSDEEQDNISLMIGTPEEFQGNERDVIIFTPSLDEEQKHSKAFMEDQNRFNVATSRAKYFTYFIHGKLPSNMLLMRQMLAKMGQGIKNIKDIDLGYLPIGWTYEPLACESEFELIVADVISDLIQSDYPQRLVLYNQVHTCGFRLDLVVYDRLTKKAVGIEVDGKHHYLADGSTYTDDHLERANALKRAGWTIKYLPYWDWFQDGWIEKDATAAKNLCQFIRESFY; encoded by the coding sequence ATGACTACTCTTGAGCGACTACTTCAATCAGTTTTTGCCGGAAAGAATTTCGAATCTAGACATAAGCAAATTGAGGATAATGATATTTTTGTATCCTTAGCAAGACTTCCTTTTTCCTTATCTAAATCACAGAAAACAGCAATCTATCGTGCACTACAGAATGACATCTCTTATATTCAAGGTCCTCCAGGAACTGGTAAGTCATTTACAATCTCAGCACTTGCAATAACAGCGAGCGAGATAGGCATGAAAGTGCTTGTCGCTTCTCAGAAGAAGCCTGCTGTTGACATCGTTTATAAAAACGTAACAGATATACTTGGCGATTCCGCGTGCCTTTATATTTCAGATGACAAACGGACAAAGCAAAAAACCCGGGGCGTGATTAACGATTTACTCAGCAGGGCAACTGATTGCCAAACAAGCATCGAGGAGAATGAACTAGAGAGACTATCTAAAACAGTGGATACTTTAATTGTTGAGAAACAAAATTATGCATCGAAAATATTTAACCTTGAATCTGAGTTGCGACAATATTACAATAACAATCAAAGAGCACTTGATTGTCGAAAAATACTTGAAGAAGATTTTGCACTTTCTGAAACAATCATCAAAAAAATAAATCCCATTCAAAACAACAAATCTCGCTTAAAAGCAAGAAGAATGCTCAAAGAATGTATCAATATTCGAGAGTTATCAAGATGCAGTGGGGGGGAAATATCCCTGAAAGAGGCGGTAAGATTAAAAATTCTATCGACAGCAGTGCTTAGAGCACTTAACTTCGAGATCGAACAATATAATCAATATAAGGAAGAAGTATTAATTCTTACACTGACATACTTATCTTATTTTGCCGATGCTCAGCAACTGCAGAGAAGCGTTGTTAATCAACCTCTGGAAGTAATACGCAAAACTTTTGAGCGAAGGAATAATGAACTTTATCCTTCAAACCCAAAGGAATCAATTCTTGCCGAACTTCTCTCAAGTAGTCACTCAATACGGGTTAATAACCTGCTTCAGAATTCTAAATATAGAGATGCATTAGATGCTTTCTACAAGAGATTATACTGGAAGAGTATTAATAGAGTGAAAAGTGCAAATGCAAAAATTGAATTTGATATGCTCTTCCAAGTCTTTCCAATTGTAATGGGTGAGATTAAATCGCTTCACCCCTACTTGCCATTCGAAGCAGAGCCGTTCGATCTGCTGATACTTGACGAAGCATCACAAGTCAATTTAGCAGAAATATTTCCAATCCTTTTTCGTGCCAAGCGATTTTGCATTGTTGGAGATCATAAGCAATTAGGGATTAAGTCAGGCGGAGTTATCTTCCTTAGCAAGGTCTTTGAAAAGTTAACCTGGAACAAGTACTTCTCCGGACTCCCTGGATACCCGTTGGATTTCAAGACTGCAGGGGATAGAGACCTGCTTGTCTCTGAGTCTTCCATCCTTGATTTGATCCGCAATGACCTGAATCCAGTTACTGCTGCTCCCGTACTACTAAACGAGCATTTTAGATCACTTCCTATGCTTGCTGAATTTACAAGCGATCAATTCTATTCAGACGAAGGGTCGGGAAAGGGACTTAGAATCATGACTGCATTACCGGAAAACAAGGCAATTAACGCGTTCATGGACCTGCAGGTCTCTACAAAACGTGAGGAGAATTCACAAATTAATAAAGGCGAGGTTGATTGTGCTTTTGAAATCATCGAGTCTTTTGCTAGAAATACACCAACACCATTAACTCAAAGTGTGTTTTTGATAGCACCTTTAGCGCACAATGAGTTCATTAATGTTGGAGTTGTCTCTTTCATAAGAGATCAAGTAAATTTCATGAAAGAGGAAGCACTTCGCCGTTTGTCTGATGAAGAGCAAGATAATATTTCCCTAATGATTGGAACACCAGAAGAGTTTCAGGGAAATGAGAGAGACGTAATCATTTTTACGCCATCTTTAGATGAAGAACAGAAACACTCTAAGGCATTTATGGAAGATCAGAATAGGTTTAATGTTGCAACGAGTCGTGCAAAATACTTTACTTATTTTATACATGGAAAATTACCGTCTAATATGCTGCTAATGCGGCAAATGCTTGCTAAGATGGGACAAGGCATAAAGAATATCAAAGATATCGATCTTGGATATTTGCCTATTGGCTGGACCTATGAACCGTTAGCATGCGAATCAGAGTTCGAATTAATTGTTGCAGATGTAATTTCTGATCTCATTCAGAGTGATTATCCACAAAGACTTGTTCTTTATAATCAAGTCCACACATGCGGTTTCAGACTGGATCTGGTTGTCTATGATCGATTAACTAAAAAAGCAGTGGGGATAGAAGTTGATGGTAAGCATCATTACCTTGCTGATGGCTCCACTTACACAGATGATCACCTTGAACGTGCAAATGCTTTAAAGAGAGCAGGTTGGACTATCAAATACCTACCTTACTGGGATTGGTTCCAAGATGGTTGGATTGAGAAAGACGCAACGGCAGCAAAAAATCTGTGTCAATTTATAAGAGAATCTTTTTATTAG